A window of the Bdellovibrio sp. ZAP7 genome harbors these coding sequences:
- a CDS encoding DNA polymerase III subunit alpha — MNKSLDIRKTHAIAPTAKGFVELLGRSNFSFLRGASSPEEMVEAAIHNNYDGIAMCDLNGLYGVARGFLTANTPSIFTESSKAKEGFRYLVGAELTLTDESTVTLIPMNKNGYTHLCELLTLGKRQAAKGFSSLRLDQIEKYNQDLLCLALPPIDDKRYDSLEKIFGDRLYIPVWRDLTWESQEFYKQAIELEQKCGAQLFVTQRPFMHSRDRKPLFDVLTCTLHHTTLTEARDKLIQNAERSLSSLPQICSRWADRVDLVEKTVEIAARVTFTLDEIRYRYPRSNLPQGKTPTEYLRFLVEEGLKWRFPEGPTKKILDTIEHELEMIKELEYEDYFLTLREICEFADRKGILYQGRGSAANSIVCFCIGLTSVNPKEIDVLFERFISRERREPPDIDIDFEHSRREEVIQYIYEKYNERHAAMVCTVVRYRSRMAIRETAKVFGISLENINAMVKFMGRDGMRRLVEDPTIHKRFGVDNPGTWKLFLEMAKQVHGFPRHLGIHTGGFLITQDPITEMVPVEKATMNGRYVIQWNKDDVAVLKLMKIDVLSLGMLTCLRKCFDLLKKHKGISFNLATLPQDDKPTYEMICKADTVGVFQIESRAQMQTLPRMLPRNFYDLVVEVALVRPGPLQGGMVHPYLRRRQGLEPVTYAHKDLEPILKRTHGVPIFQEQVMKIVIVAANFSPGEADELRRIMSSAWRKRSTMDAIRDRIMTGFRNHGISQEYAEQIYATIEGFANYGFPESHAASFAVLTYASCYLKCRHPDVFACGLLNSQPMGFYAPRTIISEAQRNGVKVAPLCIQNSDYDYTLEEENENGTHTLRVGLRSIYGLPEELMRRIEDQRKIHGPYQDIKDFIQRTQLPRSVLITLAATGAMECFQTNARELIWLIEGLSLDQNSFLWGQPKEILTQGSFDDEESSSENLPFESNWDRMRREYDTKGFSVDSHPLSVLRSYLKTKNTALIAQRYVPYATSSDLERISHKKKVRVAGLVSVTQRPPTAKGMCFITLEDEFGFMNIVIHPDVYQKDREVIYGRSLLEVQGQVEKVGSITNIRAINILPLG; from the coding sequence ATGAATAAGTCCCTTGATATTCGTAAAACACATGCGATCGCTCCCACGGCCAAAGGGTTCGTGGAACTTTTGGGGCGCAGTAACTTTTCCTTTCTGCGCGGGGCCTCTTCCCCCGAAGAAATGGTTGAAGCTGCCATCCATAATAACTATGACGGCATTGCGATGTGCGACCTAAACGGTCTTTACGGAGTTGCCCGTGGGTTTTTAACCGCCAACACGCCTTCTATTTTTACTGAATCTTCCAAAGCCAAGGAAGGCTTTCGTTATTTGGTGGGTGCGGAACTGACTTTGACTGACGAAAGCACGGTCACGCTGATTCCCATGAACAAAAACGGCTACACCCATCTGTGTGAACTTTTAACTTTAGGTAAAAGACAGGCTGCCAAAGGATTTTCATCTTTACGCCTGGATCAGATCGAAAAGTATAATCAAGACCTTTTGTGCTTAGCTTTGCCTCCAATTGATGACAAACGCTATGACAGTTTAGAAAAGATTTTTGGCGATCGACTTTATATTCCTGTATGGCGGGATCTGACTTGGGAGTCCCAAGAATTTTACAAACAGGCAATAGAACTTGAACAAAAATGTGGCGCTCAACTTTTCGTCACTCAACGTCCGTTCATGCATTCGCGTGATCGCAAACCTTTATTTGATGTTCTGACTTGCACTCTTCACCACACCACTTTGACAGAAGCGCGCGACAAATTGATTCAAAATGCTGAACGCTCACTCAGTTCACTCCCGCAAATCTGCTCCAGATGGGCCGATCGAGTCGACCTTGTGGAAAAAACTGTGGAAATCGCCGCACGTGTGACTTTCACGTTGGACGAGATTCGCTATCGCTATCCTCGCTCAAACTTACCGCAAGGTAAGACGCCGACAGAATATTTGCGCTTCTTGGTTGAAGAAGGTTTGAAGTGGAGATTCCCCGAAGGGCCGACAAAAAAAATTCTGGATACCATCGAACATGAACTCGAAATGATCAAAGAGTTGGAGTACGAAGACTATTTTCTTACATTACGTGAAATATGTGAGTTTGCCGATCGTAAGGGAATTTTATATCAAGGCCGTGGCTCCGCCGCGAACTCCATCGTCTGCTTTTGTATTGGGCTGACGTCCGTAAATCCCAAAGAAATTGATGTTTTGTTCGAGCGCTTTATTTCCCGCGAACGCCGTGAACCACCGGATATCGATATCGACTTTGAGCACAGTCGCCGCGAAGAAGTAATTCAGTATATTTATGAAAAGTACAACGAACGCCATGCGGCCATGGTCTGCACCGTGGTTCGTTATCGTTCACGCATGGCGATTCGTGAAACCGCCAAAGTTTTTGGTATTTCTTTAGAAAACATCAATGCCATGGTGAAATTCATGGGCCGCGATGGCATGCGCAGGCTGGTTGAGGATCCCACGATCCACAAACGTTTTGGTGTCGACAATCCTGGCACGTGGAAACTGTTTTTAGAAATGGCCAAGCAGGTACATGGATTTCCTCGCCACTTGGGAATTCATACGGGTGGTTTTTTGATCACCCAAGATCCCATCACGGAAATGGTGCCGGTAGAGAAAGCTACCATGAACGGACGCTATGTTATTCAGTGGAACAAAGATGATGTCGCCGTTTTAAAACTGATGAAGATCGACGTTCTAAGCCTGGGCATGCTGACTTGTTTAAGAAAGTGTTTTGATCTTTTAAAAAAACACAAAGGTATCAGCTTTAATCTGGCGACGCTTCCCCAAGATGACAAACCCACTTACGAAATGATCTGTAAAGCAGACACTGTGGGGGTTTTCCAAATTGAATCCCGCGCTCAGATGCAAACACTCCCCCGCATGTTGCCCCGAAATTTTTACGATTTGGTTGTTGAGGTGGCGCTGGTACGTCCCGGTCCTTTGCAAGGGGGCATGGTTCATCCTTATTTACGTCGCAGACAGGGACTGGAACCGGTTACTTATGCTCACAAAGATTTAGAACCCATTTTAAAACGCACCCATGGTGTTCCGATTTTTCAAGAACAAGTGATGAAAATCGTGATCGTGGCTGCGAACTTCAGTCCCGGTGAAGCCGATGAACTGCGCAGGATCATGTCCTCGGCCTGGAGAAAACGCAGCACCATGGACGCGATTCGTGATCGCATCATGACCGGCTTTAGAAACCACGGTATCTCCCAAGAATATGCCGAGCAAATTTATGCAACTATCGAGGGCTTTGCGAATTACGGTTTTCCTGAAAGTCATGCGGCAAGCTTTGCTGTTCTTACTTACGCCAGTTGCTATTTAAAATGCCGCCATCCCGATGTCTTTGCCTGTGGACTTTTAAACAGTCAGCCCATGGGATTTTACGCTCCCCGCACGATTATTTCTGAAGCCCAAAGAAATGGCGTGAAGGTCGCACCACTATGTATTCAGAATTCTGACTATGATTATACTTTGGAAGAAGAAAACGAAAATGGTACCCACACCCTACGAGTGGGCTTGCGCTCCATTTATGGTCTTCCCGAAGAACTGATGCGCAGAATTGAAGATCAACGTAAAATTCATGGCCCCTATCAAGACATCAAAGACTTTATCCAGCGCACGCAGCTTCCGCGCAGTGTTTTAATTACTCTTGCCGCAACGGGTGCGATGGAGTGCTTTCAAACCAATGCGCGAGAACTTATCTGGTTGATTGAAGGACTCAGCCTTGATCAAAACAGTTTTCTTTGGGGACAGCCGAAAGAAATTCTGACTCAGGGATCTTTCGACGACGAAGAGTCTTCTTCTGAAAATCTGCCTTTTGAATCCAATTGGGATCGCATGCGCCGGGAGTATGACACCAAGGGATTTTCGGTGGATTCACATCCTCTATCCGTTTTGCGTTCTTACCTAAAAACCAAGAATACAGCTTTGATTGCTCAGCGCTATGTTCCTTACGCCACCTCTTCAGATCTGGAAAGAATCAGCCACAAAAAGAAAGTTCGCGTGGCAGGACTGGTTTCCGTCACTCAACGTCCCCCGACCGCAAAGGGAATGTGTTTTATCACTTTGGAAGATGAATTCGGATTTATGAACATTGTTATTCACCCCGACGTGTATCAAAAAGACCGGGAAGTGATTTATGGCCGCTCCCTTTTAGAAGTCCAAGGCCAAGTGGAAAAAGTCGGAAGCATCACTAACATCCGCGCCATTAATATTCTTCCTTTAGGATAA
- a CDS encoding recA protein: MSAVALPALSDIQFVSADQLQPPPGVPTGVSTLDDFLLWKGIPKGDLSLFQGSPGTGATSLWVNMTQKAHEDNKWVAWVNGGTQLLPAHLTSRKINLKKLLVVKEPKEAEQLFWVLQELVTSSLFEVIGCELKEMFFKNHQLQKLKKLCRFHKVALVFVCHKVSKFVNPLFSLIIQFQRDFITIQRALHRPTPFTVAGSMVYANFVHQFKNTARKLLS; the protein is encoded by the coding sequence ATGAGTGCCGTCGCCCTTCCCGCTTTGTCTGACATTCAGTTTGTTTCCGCAGATCAACTGCAACCACCTCCCGGAGTTCCCACGGGAGTGAGTACCTTGGATGACTTCCTTTTATGGAAGGGAATTCCTAAAGGTGACTTAAGCCTCTTTCAAGGAAGCCCAGGAACAGGTGCCACGTCCTTGTGGGTGAACATGACCCAAAAAGCCCACGAAGATAACAAGTGGGTGGCTTGGGTGAATGGTGGAACGCAACTGCTGCCCGCGCATCTGACCAGCCGAAAGATCAACTTAAAGAAATTGTTGGTCGTGAAAGAACCCAAAGAAGCGGAACAACTTTTCTGGGTTTTACAAGAGCTGGTGACGAGCTCTTTGTTTGAAGTGATTGGTTGTGAATTGAAAGAAATGTTTTTCAAGAATCACCAACTGCAAAAACTCAAAAAACTTTGTCGCTTTCATAAGGTGGCTTTGGTTTTTGTCTGTCACAAGGTGAGTAAGTTCGTGAACCCCCTCTTCAGTCTGATCATTCAGTTCCAAAGAGACTTCATCACGATTCAACGAGCTCTTCACCGTCCAACGCCGTTTACTGTCGCAGGGAGTATGGTTTATGCGAACTTTGTGCATCAATTTAAAAACACAGCAAGAAAGCTCCTCAGCTGA